A region of Nocardioides sp. JS614 DNA encodes the following proteins:
- the larC gene encoding nickel pincer cofactor biosynthesis protein LarC: MTTAWVDASAGASGDMLLGALVGAGVPVAVLQAAVDAVAPEPVTLRVEHVRRGGLAATRCHVEVTDTARHRTWRDVRTLLAAADLADDVRGLALRVFERLATAEATVHGTSPDDVHFHEVGALDAIADVTGVVAGFVHLGATAVTVSPVAVGSGSVSTAHGLLPVPPPAVAELLRGVPSYAGAATMETCTPTGAALLTTLATAYGPQPAMSVDTIGVGAGGRDPEGHPNVLRLFVGVPADAGGGPLLLECNVDDLDPRVWPAVIAALLEAGASDAWLTPILMKKGRPAHTLSALVDAGRAAGVRAAIFRQTSTIGLREQPLTKHALEREIVAVDVDGQRIAVKLARHDGAVVNAQPEYDDVARAAADLDRPVADVLAEAVARGRAFLTPGDKI; this comes from the coding sequence GTGACGACGGCCTGGGTCGACGCCTCCGCCGGGGCGAGCGGCGACATGCTGCTCGGGGCCCTGGTCGGCGCCGGGGTGCCGGTCGCGGTCCTCCAGGCCGCGGTCGACGCCGTCGCCCCCGAGCCGGTGACGTTGCGGGTCGAGCACGTCCGCCGGGGCGGGCTGGCCGCGACCCGCTGCCACGTGGAGGTGACCGACACCGCGCGGCACCGAACCTGGCGTGACGTGCGCACGCTGCTCGCCGCCGCCGACCTGGCCGACGACGTCCGCGGCCTGGCGCTGCGGGTCTTCGAGCGGCTCGCGACCGCCGAGGCGACCGTGCACGGCACCAGCCCCGACGACGTGCACTTCCACGAGGTCGGGGCCCTGGACGCGATCGCGGACGTCACCGGGGTCGTCGCCGGCTTCGTCCACCTGGGCGCCACCGCCGTGACCGTGTCCCCGGTCGCGGTCGGGTCCGGCTCGGTGTCGACCGCCCACGGCCTGCTGCCGGTGCCGCCGCCCGCCGTGGCCGAGCTCCTGCGCGGGGTCCCGTCGTACGCCGGTGCCGCGACCATGGAGACGTGCACCCCGACCGGGGCGGCCCTGCTGACGACGCTGGCGACGGCGTACGGCCCGCAGCCGGCGATGTCGGTCGACACCATCGGCGTGGGTGCCGGCGGGCGCGATCCCGAGGGCCACCCCAACGTGCTGCGCCTGTTCGTCGGCGTCCCCGCAGACGCCGGCGGCGGCCCGCTGCTGCTGGAGTGCAACGTCGACGACCTCGACCCCCGGGTCTGGCCCGCGGTCATCGCGGCGCTGCTCGAGGCGGGTGCCTCGGACGCGTGGCTGACGCCGATCCTGATGAAGAAGGGCCGGCCGGCGCACACGCTGAGCGCCCTGGTCGACGCCGGTCGGGCGGCCGGCGTGCGGGCCGCGATCTTCCGGCAGACCTCGACGATCGGGCTGCGCGAGCAGCCGCTGACCAAGCACGCGCTGGAGCGTGAGATCGTCGCCGTCGACGTCGACGGGCAGCGGATCGCGGTCAAGCTGGCCCGCCATGACGGGGCCGTCGTCAACGCCCAGCCGGAGTACGACGACGTGGCGCGCGCGGCGGCCGACCTGGATCGCCCGGTCGCCGACGTCCTCGCCGAGGCCGTCGCCCGCGGCCGCGCCTTCCTCACCCCTGGAGACAAGATCTGA
- the larB gene encoding nickel pincer cofactor biosynthesis protein LarB, whose amino-acid sequence MDQPVEPRTTDLGFARVDVDRAHRTGDPEVVYGSGKTPDQVVAILRALHDKHPERAVLATRVAADALDVVARALPGATVDRVARAVTVGPMPETRGTVAVVSAGTSDAPVAAEAALTVRVHGSAVDQISDVGVAGLHRLLGVRERLDAADCLVVVAGMEGALPSVVGGLTGVPLVAVPTSVGYGASLGGVAALLAMLNSCAPGIAVVNIDNGYGAGVHAARVARRSAR is encoded by the coding sequence GTGGATCAGCCCGTCGAACCCCGCACGACCGACCTCGGCTTCGCGCGCGTCGACGTCGACCGCGCCCACCGCACGGGCGACCCGGAGGTCGTCTACGGGTCCGGCAAGACACCGGACCAGGTGGTGGCGATCCTGCGCGCCCTGCACGACAAGCACCCCGAGCGCGCCGTGCTGGCCACCCGGGTCGCGGCCGACGCCCTGGACGTGGTCGCCCGGGCGCTGCCCGGCGCGACCGTCGACCGGGTCGCGCGCGCCGTCACGGTCGGGCCGATGCCCGAGACCCGCGGCACGGTCGCCGTGGTGAGCGCCGGCACCTCGGACGCCCCGGTCGCGGCCGAGGCCGCGCTGACCGTGCGGGTGCACGGCTCCGCCGTCGACCAGATCAGCGACGTCGGCGTCGCCGGGCTGCACCGGCTGCTCGGCGTGCGGGAGCGCCTGGACGCCGCGGACTGCCTGGTCGTCGTCGCCGGCATGGAGGGCGCCCTGCCGTCCGTGGTGGGCGGGCTGACCGGCGTACCGCTCGTGGCGGTGCCGACCAGCGTCGGCTACGGCGCCTCGCTCGGCGGCGTCGCCGCGCTGCTCGCGATGCTCAACTCCTGCGCGCCCGGCATCGCGGTCGTCAACATCGACAACGGGTACGGCGCCGGCGTGCACGCGGCCCGCGTCGCCCGCCGGAGCGCCCGGTGA
- a CDS encoding prephenate dehydratase, with the protein MSTVTRRIAYQGEPGSNSHQVCKQHYPDWEAVPCASFEDVFAAVEGGPGVAPAADLAMIPIDNSIAGRVADIHHFLPGSRLHIIAEHFLRIRFHLLGVPGSSLDTITTVHSHVHALGQCRKVIREHGLKPVIAGDTAGAAREVAELGDPTLAAISPPLAAEIYGLDVLEEDVEDEEHNTTRFVVLSPDLVQAPSGNGPVVTSFIFNVRNLPAALYKALGGFATNGVNMTKLESYMVGGEFAATQFLAEVDGHPDDIGVKRALEELAFFTTDIKVLGVYPADPFRAEVSSP; encoded by the coding sequence ATGAGCACCGTGACCCGACGCATCGCCTACCAGGGGGAGCCCGGCTCCAACTCCCACCAGGTCTGCAAGCAGCACTACCCCGACTGGGAGGCGGTGCCCTGCGCGTCGTTCGAGGACGTCTTCGCGGCCGTCGAGGGCGGTCCGGGAGTGGCGCCGGCCGCGGACCTCGCGATGATCCCGATCGACAACTCGATCGCCGGCCGGGTCGCCGACATCCATCACTTCCTTCCCGGCTCGCGGCTGCACATCATCGCCGAGCACTTCCTGCGGATCCGCTTCCACCTGCTCGGGGTGCCCGGCTCCTCGCTGGACACGATCACGACCGTGCACAGCCACGTGCACGCCCTCGGCCAGTGCCGCAAGGTGATCCGCGAGCACGGCCTGAAGCCGGTGATCGCGGGCGACACCGCCGGCGCGGCGCGCGAGGTCGCCGAGCTGGGCGACCCGACGCTGGCGGCGATCTCCCCGCCGCTGGCCGCGGAGATCTACGGCCTGGATGTGCTGGAGGAGGACGTCGAGGACGAGGAGCACAACACCACCCGGTTCGTCGTGCTCTCCCCCGACCTGGTGCAGGCGCCGTCGGGCAACGGCCCGGTGGTCACCAGCTTCATCTTCAACGTCCGCAACCTCCCGGCGGCGCTCTACAAGGCCCTCGGCGGGTTCGCGACCAACGGGGTGAACATGACCAAGCTGGAGAGCTACATGGTCGGCGGGGAGTTCGCCGCGACCCAGTTCCTCGCCGAGGTCGACGGGCACCCCGACGACATCGGGGTGAAGCGCGCCCTGGAGGAGCTGGCGTTCTTCACCACCGACATCAAGGTCCTCGGCGTCTACCCCGCCGACCCCTTCCGCGCCGAGGTGTCCTCGCCCTGA
- a CDS encoding DUF4446 family protein: MEILAVLVAILALLVAVVVGLVTLRRTAPGRGDGADALPEDVHGLRQEVAALRAEAAAALRHLAVVRYDAFGDMGGHLSWSLALLDDGGDGVVLTSIHGRSDARTYAKGIRGWRCDQQLSPEELEAVANARPRG; this comes from the coding sequence GTGGAGATCCTGGCCGTGCTCGTCGCCATCCTCGCGCTGCTGGTCGCCGTCGTCGTCGGCCTGGTCACCCTGCGCCGGACCGCGCCCGGCCGTGGTGATGGGGCCGACGCCCTCCCCGAGGACGTGCACGGCCTGCGCCAGGAGGTCGCGGCGCTGCGGGCCGAGGCGGCGGCCGCGCTGCGCCACCTCGCGGTGGTGCGCTACGACGCCTTCGGAGACATGGGTGGACACCTCTCGTGGTCGCTGGCGCTCCTCGACGACGGCGGCGATGGCGTCGTGCTCACCTCGATCCACGGCCGGAGCGACGCCCGCACCTACGCCAAGGGCATCCGCGGATGGCGCTGCGACCAGCAGCTCTCGCCCGAGGAGCTGGAGGCCGTCGCGAACGCCCGCCCTCGCGGCTGA
- a CDS encoding nitroreductase family deazaflavin-dependent oxidoreductase, with protein sequence MNPLRWLALRLGAQPWLPRFARVIVTLDLTTQRLSRGRVDLLTFAGLPELLLQVPGRRTGVLRSTPLLCVPHGDGWLVAGSNWGAPTPPAWVANVLGADEPLVTFRGHTVAADALLLTGPDRDEAWAVMTGTWPNYAKYAERTGRELPVILLTPR encoded by the coding sequence ATGAACCCGCTGCGCTGGCTGGCCCTGCGGCTGGGTGCCCAACCGTGGCTGCCCCGGTTCGCCCGGGTGATCGTCACCCTCGACCTGACGACCCAGCGGCTCAGCCGCGGCCGGGTGGACCTCCTGACCTTCGCGGGTCTGCCCGAGCTGCTGCTCCAGGTCCCGGGCCGGCGCACCGGCGTACTGCGCTCGACGCCGCTGCTGTGCGTCCCGCACGGCGACGGCTGGCTGGTGGCGGGCTCCAACTGGGGCGCGCCCACCCCTCCCGCCTGGGTCGCCAACGTGCTGGGCGCCGACGAGCCGCTGGTCACCTTCCGGGGCCACACCGTCGCCGCCGACGCCCTCCTGCTGACCGGCCCGGACCGTGACGAGGCCTGGGCGGTGATGACCGGCACCTGGCCGAACTACGCGAAGTACGCCGAGCGCACCGGCCGGGAGCTCCCCGTCATCCTCCTCACCCCCCGCTAG
- a CDS encoding diacylglycerol kinase family protein, whose product MLDRPRATLLTWTAALLVMFVLVTIAVQTGWGPVTSIDNRGQGAETWAVDERWLRLPLRWIEVGFGAIGTWVIVGVLAVLLFVRQHRRAAVYAVGVVAVTKIATTILKAVFGRHRPDWQNPEHLLDSNAYPSGHSSTIVALVGVAAVLVMMLVRRRSARHTAYALLAVLAVVVGLDRVLLGRHFPSDVVGGALLGAIVVLLGIVVQNPLPRSHAASVEPLPEVFGSEHRLTVILNPVKVEDVGQFEALVTAMAAEAGWSAPTWHYTTVEDPGTGMAEAAAVAGTDLVLVCGGDGTVREVCAELAGTGIPVGIIPAGTGNLLARNLDIPLYLRAAIDVALTGQDRAIDLVEVSGDGFEDTHFMVMAGMGFDAAIMEGVNEDIKKRVGWLAYVLSALKSLMFPAVRVEVSVDGGEFTRHRARTIVVGNVGFLQAGMPLLPDAAIDDGVLDVVMLHPRRFLSWIPLAYRVLARRPRTDELVNRMTGHTVVVRASTDTPRQLDGDSIGPGRELRMTCVHGRLLVRVPR is encoded by the coding sequence GTGCTCGACCGCCCCCGCGCCACCCTGCTCACCTGGACGGCGGCGCTCCTCGTCATGTTCGTCCTGGTCACCATCGCCGTGCAGACCGGCTGGGGACCGGTGACCTCGATCGACAACCGGGGCCAGGGCGCCGAGACCTGGGCCGTCGACGAGCGCTGGCTGCGCCTGCCGCTGCGCTGGATCGAGGTCGGCTTCGGCGCCATCGGCACCTGGGTGATCGTCGGCGTGCTCGCCGTGCTGCTGTTCGTGCGGCAGCACCGACGCGCCGCGGTGTACGCCGTCGGCGTGGTGGCGGTCACCAAGATCGCCACCACGATCCTCAAGGCCGTGTTCGGGCGGCACCGTCCCGACTGGCAGAACCCCGAGCACCTGCTGGACAGCAACGCCTACCCCAGCGGTCACTCCTCGACGATCGTCGCGCTCGTCGGGGTCGCCGCGGTGCTGGTGATGATGCTGGTCCGGCGGCGCAGCGCCCGGCACACGGCGTACGCCCTCCTCGCCGTGCTGGCGGTCGTGGTGGGCCTCGACCGGGTGCTGCTCGGTCGGCACTTCCCGAGCGACGTGGTCGGCGGGGCCCTCCTCGGCGCGATCGTCGTCCTGCTCGGGATCGTCGTCCAGAACCCGCTCCCCCGTAGCCATGCCGCCAGCGTCGAGCCGCTGCCCGAGGTCTTCGGGTCCGAGCACCGGCTGACGGTGATCCTCAACCCGGTCAAGGTGGAGGACGTCGGCCAGTTCGAGGCGCTGGTCACCGCGATGGCCGCCGAGGCCGGCTGGTCCGCACCGACCTGGCACTACACGACCGTCGAGGACCCCGGCACCGGGATGGCCGAGGCCGCCGCGGTCGCCGGCACCGACCTGGTACTCGTGTGCGGCGGCGACGGCACCGTGCGCGAGGTCTGCGCGGAGCTGGCCGGCACCGGGATCCCGGTCGGGATCATCCCGGCGGGCACCGGCAACCTGCTGGCCCGCAACCTCGACATCCCGCTCTACCTGCGGGCGGCGATCGACGTCGCCCTCACCGGTCAGGACCGCGCGATCGACCTGGTGGAGGTCTCCGGCGACGGCTTCGAGGACACCCACTTCATGGTGATGGCCGGGATGGGCTTCGACGCCGCGATCATGGAGGGCGTCAACGAGGACATCAAGAAGCGGGTCGGCTGGCTGGCCTACGTGCTCTCCGCGCTCAAGTCGCTGATGTTCCCCGCCGTCCGGGTCGAGGTCTCGGTCGACGGCGGCGAGTTCACCAGGCACCGGGCCCGCACGATCGTGGTCGGGAACGTCGGCTTCCTCCAGGCCGGGATGCCGCTGCTGCCGGACGCCGCGATCGACGACGGCGTCCTCGACGTGGTGATGCTGCACCCGCGGCGGTTCCTGTCGTGGATCCCGCTGGCCTACCGGGTGCTGGCCCGGCGCCCGCGCACCGACGAGCTCGTGAACCGGATGACCGGGCACACCGTCGTCGTCCGCGCCTCCACCGACACCCCCCGCCAGCTCGACGGCGACTCGATCGGCCCCGGCCGCGAGCTCCGGATGACCTGTGTCCACGGCCGGCTGCTGGTCCGAGTGCCCCGCTAG
- the serS gene encoding serine--tRNA ligase produces the protein MIDPRVLRDEPDRVRAAQVKRGLSDEVVDHALSADGERRRAIAAFEAKRAEQKQLGKLIPQAQGEEKQALLAQTKTLAAEVKQAEAAQAVAEEAWQAALMSIPNLAADEAPAGGEDDYVVLEEIGTPRDFAADGFEPRDHIELGRMLGAIDLDRGAKVSGSRFYFLTGAGAELELALVNLAMQQARESGFTPVIAPSMVKPRAMDGTGFLGQAADDVYRIEGQDMYLVGTSEVPMAAYHSDEILDGGALPLRYAAFSPCFRKEAGSHGKDTKGIIRVHWFDKVEMFVYTTTEESYAEHQRLLAWEKEFLEKLELAYRVIDVAAGDLGLSAQRKFDCEAWIPTQGRYRELTSTSNCTEFQTRRLDTRGRFGSEIRPISTLNGTLCAITRTIVAVLETHQQADGSVRVPKALQPWLGREVLEPVTT, from the coding sequence ATGATCGATCCCCGTGTCCTCCGGGACGAGCCCGACCGCGTGCGCGCCGCCCAGGTCAAGCGCGGTCTGTCCGACGAGGTCGTGGACCACGCGCTGTCCGCGGACGGCGAGCGTCGCCGGGCGATCGCCGCGTTCGAGGCCAAGCGGGCCGAGCAGAAGCAGCTCGGCAAGCTGATCCCGCAGGCCCAGGGTGAGGAGAAGCAGGCGCTGCTGGCGCAGACCAAGACCCTCGCTGCCGAGGTCAAGCAGGCCGAGGCGGCCCAGGCCGTGGCCGAGGAGGCCTGGCAGGCGGCCCTGATGAGCATCCCGAACCTCGCGGCCGACGAGGCGCCCGCCGGCGGCGAGGACGACTACGTCGTGCTCGAGGAGATCGGCACCCCCCGCGACTTCGCGGCCGACGGCTTCGAGCCGCGCGACCACATCGAGCTGGGCCGGATGCTCGGCGCGATCGACCTCGACCGGGGCGCCAAGGTGTCCGGGTCGCGGTTCTACTTCCTCACCGGCGCCGGGGCCGAGCTCGAGCTGGCGCTGGTCAACCTGGCCATGCAGCAGGCCCGCGAGTCCGGCTTCACCCCGGTCATCGCCCCCTCGATGGTCAAGCCGCGCGCGATGGACGGCACCGGGTTCCTCGGCCAGGCGGCCGACGACGTCTACCGGATCGAGGGCCAGGACATGTACCTCGTCGGGACGTCCGAGGTCCCGATGGCGGCGTACCACTCCGACGAGATCCTCGACGGCGGCGCGCTGCCGCTGCGCTACGCCGCGTTCAGCCCGTGCTTCCGCAAGGAGGCCGGCTCGCACGGCAAGGACACCAAGGGCATCATCCGGGTGCACTGGTTCGACAAGGTCGAGATGTTCGTCTACACCACGACCGAGGAGTCGTACGCCGAGCACCAGCGGCTGCTGGCGTGGGAGAAGGAGTTCCTCGAGAAGCTCGAGCTCGCCTACCGGGTGATCGACGTCGCCGCCGGTGACTTGGGCCTGTCCGCGCAGCGGAAGTTCGACTGCGAGGCCTGGATCCCCACCCAGGGCCGCTACCGCGAGCTCACCTCGACGTCGAACTGCACCGAGTTCCAGACCCGCCGCCTCGACACCCGCGGCCGGTTCGGGTCGGAGATCAGGCCGATCTCGACCCTCAACGGCACCCTGTGCGCGATCACCCGCACGATCGTGGCGGTGCTCGAGACCCACCAGCAGGCCGACGGCTCGGTCCGGGTGCCGAAGGCGCTCCAGCCCTGGCTGGGCCGCGAGGTCCTGGAGCCGGTCACCACGTGA
- a CDS encoding HAD family hydrolase, producing the protein MSGPVSGWRPRLVALDIDGTILKWVEGSGTTREEISPTVKESVHRVLAAGAHVVLASGRSPHGMTNVADLLELHGPGRDRLWIVASNGAVVFRYPPLDVVHEETFDARPAVEAILDRHPTALVAVEERGVGYRVNSHFPDGELSGDMIVTEIDELLAVEVSRVIIRDPESTADEFVALAEELGLQGTNYVVGWTAWLDLAPVGVSKASGLEYVAKQLGISSDDTLALGDGRNDVEMFEWAHRGVAMGQAIEEVLAKADAVTGSVYEDGVATELDRWFGDGRA; encoded by the coding sequence GTGAGCGGACCCGTGAGCGGCTGGCGGCCCCGGCTCGTCGCCCTCGACATCGACGGCACGATCCTGAAGTGGGTGGAGGGGTCGGGCACCACCCGCGAGGAGATCTCACCCACGGTCAAGGAGTCGGTGCACCGCGTCCTGGCCGCCGGTGCCCACGTGGTGCTGGCCAGCGGCCGGTCCCCGCACGGCATGACCAACGTGGCGGACCTGCTCGAGCTGCACGGTCCGGGCCGCGACCGGCTCTGGATCGTGGCGTCCAACGGTGCCGTGGTGTTCCGCTACCCGCCGCTCGACGTGGTCCACGAGGAGACCTTCGACGCGCGGCCGGCCGTGGAGGCGATCCTCGACCGGCACCCGACCGCGCTCGTGGCGGTCGAGGAGCGCGGCGTCGGCTACCGGGTCAACTCGCACTTCCCGGACGGCGAGCTGTCCGGCGACATGATCGTCACCGAGATCGACGAGCTGCTCGCGGTCGAGGTCAGCCGGGTGATCATCCGCGACCCGGAGTCCACCGCCGACGAGTTCGTCGCGCTCGCCGAGGAGCTGGGGCTGCAGGGCACCAACTACGTCGTCGGCTGGACCGCCTGGCTCGACCTCGCCCCCGTCGGCGTCTCGAAGGCCTCCGGGCTCGAGTACGTCGCCAAGCAGCTCGGCATCTCCTCCGACGACACCCTTGCGCTCGGCGACGGCCGCAACGACGTCGAGATGTTCGAGTGGGCGCACCGCGGGGTCGCGATGGGCCAGGCGATCGAGGAGGTCCTGGCGAAGGCCGACGCCGTCACCGGCAGCGTCTACGAGGACGGCGTGGCGACCGAGCTGGACCGGTGGTTCGGGGACGGGCGCGCCTGA
- a CDS encoding GNAT family N-acetyltransferase, whose protein sequence is MLPDGPPEVVTSERLRLPLWTPQDAADIRAGRHREGWHRDYPRPDDRDAATIYRSGDPWAPRHVVRGVTALGSIGFFGPPQAAADGVPEVEVGYGLVAEARGWGFATEALRALLAETDRAGVRVRASVDPANTASVRVLAKCGFTELRGSNEDGELVMARPLPAS, encoded by the coding sequence ATGCTGCCCGACGGTCCTCCTGAGGTGGTCACCAGCGAGCGGCTCCGGCTGCCGCTGTGGACGCCGCAGGACGCCGCCGACATCCGGGCCGGCCGGCACCGGGAGGGTTGGCACCGCGACTACCCGCGGCCCGACGACCGCGATGCGGCCACGATCTACCGGTCCGGCGACCCGTGGGCGCCCCGGCACGTCGTGCGCGGGGTGACCGCCCTGGGCTCGATCGGCTTCTTCGGGCCGCCCCAGGCCGCCGCCGACGGGGTGCCCGAGGTCGAGGTCGGCTACGGCCTCGTGGCGGAGGCCCGCGGTTGGGGGTTCGCGACCGAGGCGCTGCGGGCGCTCCTCGCCGAGACCGACCGGGCCGGCGTCCGGGTGCGCGCGAGCGTGGATCCGGCGAACACGGCCAGCGTCCGGGTGCTCGCGAAGTGCGGGTTCACCGAGCTGCGCGGCAGCAACGAGGACGGCGAGCTGGTCATGGCCCGGCCGCTGCCGGCGTCGTGA
- a CDS encoding Cof-type HAD-IIB family hydrolase, which translates to MTRPRLVATDLDGTLVRSDGTVSPYTREVLTAVEAAGAIVVFVTGRPLRWAEEVFDHVGEHGLAVVANGALVWDVGRHDVHLLRPIDPALGLEASELLRAALPGTTFAVETVDGIGLEPEFLERHPLPEDARRGPLTELFDRPAVKLLARHEELGPQEFWDLAEEALGGRLVITWSSASALLEISAPGVTKASTLALLCADLGVEAEEVIAFGDMPNDLPMLAWAGSSYAMADAHPTVTAAADHVAPGHDEDGVARVLAGVFDL; encoded by the coding sequence GTGACCCGCCCGCGCCTGGTCGCCACCGACCTCGACGGCACCCTGGTCCGCTCCGACGGCACGGTCTCGCCGTACACCCGCGAGGTGCTCACGGCCGTCGAGGCCGCCGGCGCGATCGTGGTCTTCGTGACCGGCCGCCCCCTGCGCTGGGCCGAGGAGGTCTTCGACCACGTCGGCGAGCACGGCCTCGCGGTCGTCGCGAACGGCGCGCTCGTCTGGGACGTCGGCCGCCACGACGTGCACCTGCTCCGCCCGATCGACCCGGCGCTCGGGCTCGAGGCGTCCGAGCTGCTGCGCGCCGCGCTGCCCGGTACGACGTTCGCCGTCGAGACCGTCGACGGGATCGGCCTCGAGCCGGAGTTCCTCGAGCGGCACCCGCTGCCCGAGGACGCCCGGCGGGGCCCGCTCACCGAGCTGTTCGACCGCCCGGCGGTCAAGCTGCTCGCCCGGCACGAGGAGCTCGGGCCGCAGGAGTTCTGGGACCTCGCCGAGGAGGCGCTCGGCGGCCGGCTGGTGATCACCTGGTCCTCCGCGAGCGCGCTGCTCGAGATCAGCGCGCCGGGGGTGACCAAGGCCTCCACCCTCGCGCTGCTGTGCGCCGATCTCGGGGTCGAGGCGGAGGAGGTGATCGCCTTCGGCGACATGCCGAACGACCTGCCGATGCTCGCGTGGGCCGGCAGCTCCTACGCGATGGCCGACGCCCACCCGACGGTCACTGCGGCGGCCGACCACGTCGCGCCGGGACACGACGAGGACGGCGTGGCCCGGGTCCTGGCTGGTGTGTTCGACCTGTGA